Proteins found in one Venturia canescens isolate UGA chromosome 8, ASM1945775v1, whole genome shotgun sequence genomic segment:
- the LOC122414818 gene encoding cleavage and polyadenylation specificity factor subunit 6-like translates to MYKRVQMDNLNDNIQRLSVAEGCYQSRHALPGSMEISPPTPSADPPDALLANALPASTVGPAPSGPPAEATVRPAGSSAGPPIGPPSGPPPSPLQWPNNLPDALLANALSASTVGPAPSGPPAEATVRPAGSSAGPPTGPPSGPPPSPLQWPNNPPDALLANALPPSTVGPAPSGPPAEATVRPAGSSAGPPTGPPSGPPPSPLQWPNKRGKRAGRKVRHNLKMKFLSELQHLSANHLATEAMRGRRGHWRQNRGGHGQQGSLSG, encoded by the exons ATGTATAAAAGGGTTCAA atGGATAATCTAAATGATAATATCCAGCGTCTTAGTGTCGCCGAAGGCTGTTATCAGTCAAGACATGCATTGCCGGGGTCAATGGAAATCTCACCACCGACCCCATCTGCAGATCCACCAGACGCTCTATTGGCAAATGCACTGCCAGCATCAACAGTAGGACCAGCACCGTCAGGACCACCAGCAGAAGCAACAGTAAGACCAGCAGGCTCATCGGCAGGCCCACCAATAGGTCCACCGTCAGGTCCACCTCCAAGCCCACTGCAGTGGCCAAACA ATCTACCAGACGCTCTATTGGCAAATGCACTGTCAGCATCAACAGTAGGACCAGCACCGTCAGGACCACCAGCAGAAGCAACAGTAAGACCAGCAGGCTCATCGGCAGGCCCGCCAACAGGTCCACCGTCAGGTCCACCTCCAAGCCCACTGCAGTGGCCAAACA ATCCACCAGACGCTCTATTGGCAAATGCACTGCCACCATCAACAGTAGGACCAGCACCGTCAGGACCACCAGCAGAAGCAACAGTAAGACCAGCAGGCTCATCGGCAGGCCCACCAACAGGTCCACCGTCAGGTCCACCTCCAAGCCCACTGCAGTGGCCAAACA AACGGGGCAAGAGAGCTGGACGGAAAGTTCGCCATAATCTAAAAATGAAGTTCCTCAGTGAGCTTCAGCATTTATCGGCAAATCATCTGGCCACAGAAGCCATGCGGGGCAGACGTGGACATTGGCGACAGAATCGAGGAGGTCATGGCCAGCAAGGTAGCCTGAGCGGTTAA